In Rattus rattus isolate New Zealand chromosome 3, Rrattus_CSIRO_v1, whole genome shotgun sequence, one genomic interval encodes:
- the LOC116895797 gene encoding oligosaccharyltransferase complex subunit OSTC-like, with the protein MGGKTKQGAQLRVGPAEVQLWKRLALLPWTWSLLYRVPFLVLECPNLKLKKPLWVHMLLAMTVYALVVVSYFFITGGIIYDVSVEPPSVDSMTDEHGHQRPVAFLARRVNGQYIMEGLASSFLFTMGGLGFIILDRSNAPIIPKLSGFLLLIGFVCVLLSFFIARVFMRMKLPDCLMG; encoded by the exons ATGGGAGGGAAGACCAAGCAAGGCGCCCAGCTGCGAGTAGGCCCAGCAGAGGTCCAGCTGTGG aaaaggctGGCCCTACTGCCATGGACATGGAGTCTTCTGTACCGAGTCCCATTTTTAGTGCTCGAATGTCCCAACTTGAAGCTGAAGAAACCGCTCTGGGTGCACATGCTCTTGGCTATGACGGTGTACGCCCTGGTGGTAGTATCTTACTTCTTCATTACCGGAGGAATAATCTATGATGTTAGTGTTGAACCTCCAAGTGTTGACTCAATGACCGATGAGCATGGGCATCAGAGACCAGTAGCTTTCTTGGCTCGTAGAGTAAATGGACAGTATATTATGGAAGGACTTGCATCTAGCTTTCTGTTTACAATGGGAGGTTTAGGCTTCATAATCCTGGACCGATCCAACGCACCAATTATACCAAAACTCAGTGGGTTTCTTCTTCTCATTGGCTTCGTCTGTGTTCTACTGAGTTTCTTCATAGCTAGAGTATTCATGAGAATGAAATTGCCGGACTGCCTGATGGGCTAG